In a single window of the Anabas testudineus chromosome 17, fAnaTes1.2, whole genome shotgun sequence genome:
- the LOC113171807 gene encoding sodium- and chloride-dependent GABA transporter 3-like, translated as MNREIRKREYQRRAGDRGQWASKTEYILVVAGNVVGLGNVWRFPYLCYKNGGGAFLVPYGLFVLVFGIPLFLLETSTGQYTQEGFITCWKKLCPLAEGIGYGYFIMKLYDFSYILVQVWALFYLVFSFRSQLTWASCDNTWNTANCVGLHMLNSSNLTVNQTNTTSAATEFWERRVLGMSRGIEELGSVRWDLALCLLVCWVFCYFSIWKGVRSSGKVAYFTATFPYVMLLILLIRGLTLPGAWKGIYFYLYPDLNHLANLEVWIEAGSQIFFSYSLTIGTLNVLGSYNDYNNNCYKDCFWLCLLNSATSFVAGFVVFSVLGFMAQKQGVSVDNVAESGPGLAFIAYPQATAMMPLPQLWTVCFFLMLILLSVDTHFVTVESVVTSVSDLFPKLFHAPRRHEIFVLVICSFFFFIHLILVTEGGIYVFQLIDYYGCTRACQDFMTVCQCLAIGWMFGTDHLFNIIEDMTSHRPSVFFKLCWKYIIPLLTMISFVLYLVDYKHLRINDWYVYPDWAYTLGWTMTLSSVLVVPLWAAGQLCLTSGTFTERLRILCHPAEEPAWQKENGKLTEEETVESMTTL; from the exons GTGCCTTTCTGGTGCCATATGgtctgtttgtgcttgtgtttgggATACCTCTGTTCCTACTGGAGACTTCAACTGGTCAGTACACCCAGGAAGGATTCATCACCTGCTGGAAAAAACTCTGTCCACTGGCAGA agGAATTGGTTATGGATATTTCATTATGAAACTTTACGACTTCAGCTACATTTTAGTCCAAGTGTGGGCTCTCTTCTACCTGGTGTTCTCATTCAGATCCCAGCTGACCTGGGCCAGCTGTGACAACACCTGGAACACAG CTAACTGTGTTGGTCTTCACATGTTAAATTCATCAAATCTGACAGTAAATCAGACCAACACCACCTCTGCAGCCACTGAATTCTGGGA GCGGCGGGTGTTGGGAATGTCACGAGGAATTGAGGAGCTGGGAAGTGTCCGGTGGGATCTGGCTTTGTGTCTTCTGGTCTGCTGGGTGTTCTGCTACTTCAGTATCTGGAAAGGTGTCAGATCCTCTGGGAAG gtaGCGTACTTCACCGCCACGTTTCCCTATGTGATGCTCCTGATACTGCTCATTAGGGGCTTGACTCTACCTGGAGCATGGAAAGGAATCTACTTTTACCTGTATCCAGATCTAAACCACCTGGCTAACCTGGAG GTGTGGATAGAAGCTGGATCTCAAATATTCTTCTCCTATAGCCTGACTATAGGGACTCTTAATGTTCTGGGCAGCTACAATGACTACAACAATAACTGTTACAA GGACTGCTTCTGGCTCTGTCTGCTGAACAGTGCTACCAGTTTTGTTGCTGGATTTGTCGTCTTCTCTGTACTTGGATTCATGGCTCAGAAACAGGGTGTGAGTGTGGACAACGTGGCCGAGTCAG GTCCAGGTTTGGCTTTCATTGCTTACCCACAAGCTACAGCTATGATGCCTCTGCCACAGTTGTGGACCGTCTGCTTCTTCCTGATGCTCATTCTGCTAAGTGTTGACACACAT TTTGTGACAGTAGAGAGCGTTGTCACTTCTGTGAGTGACTTGTTTCCGAAACTGTTTCATGCACCAAGGAGGCACGAGATCTTTGTCCTTGTCATCTGTtcgttcttcttcttcatacaTCTGATTCTGGTCACTGAG GGAGGAATCTACGTATTCCAGCTTATTGATTATTACGGTTGCACTAGAGCCTGCCAGGACTTTATGACGGTGTGTCAGTGTCTGGCAATAGGCTGGATGTTTG GTACTGACCACCTTTTTAACATAATTGAGGACATGACAAGTCACAGACCATCAGTTTTCTTCAAACTGTGCTGGAAATACATAATTCCTCTGCTGACCATG ATTTCCTTTGTCCTGTACCTGGTTGATTACAAACACCTCAGGATTAATGACTGGTACGTTTACCCTGACTGGGCGTATACTTTAGGATGGACCATGACACTGTCGTCCGTGCTCGTTGTGCCACTGTGGGCAGCTGGACAGTTGTGTTTGACATCAGGAACCTTCACAGAG CGCTTGAGGATCCTTTGTCATCCAGCTGAAGAACCAGCCTGGCAGaaggaaaatggaaaactgaCCGAGGAAGAAACTGTTGAATCAATGACAActctctga
- the pold3 gene encoding DNA polymerase delta subunit 3: MDELYLDNIDEYVNDHNKIVTYKWLSLTLGVHVNTAKQMLYHYLDHKRKESSAQLHATYLVSGKFVDNGQTSHRVSVVREDQLEDFKSKLSLIVSVHVYSVQKALLKDSSTLYSVDYDAVKDNLKNCSRYSAIRCASAVPMSSLELQQLRETQRAPTTEPENKNSGMNGDASLASKPSTKPQKGIMRMFANKAPSKNQESSKEIKSEQKEDTPAADVPKSKPAGKANPTSNFFGSQTAKKPDKTVEEEPAQSSTAVQKQQQISQAEKKQEAAAAEPPRDNKKESRSKTKRMEDSESEEEKMDKKKRRRIKKPEPDSSDEDVIPDSPQQMEQTREQSPSPKKEVESVSHSHVHSEIKTRKRRRVLKPRTFLDEEGCIVTEKVYESESYSETEDDFQPTKQTLKVVAPAKLPASRKEDEKKSHKKTSVNANKGAKQASIMGFFQKK; this comes from the exons ATGGACGAACTTTATTTGGATAATATTGACGAATATGTCAACGACCACAACAAGATA GTGACCTATAAATGGCTGAGTCTAACTCTGGGGGTTCATGTCAACACAGCAAAACA AATGCTCTACCATTACCTGGATCACAAAAGGAAGGAAAGTTCTGCTCAGCTCCATGCCACCTATCTTGTGTCTGGGAAGTTTGTGGACAATGGCCAAACA AGTCACAGAGTGTCAGTTGTCAGAGAGGACCAGTTGGAAG attTCAAGTCCAAGCTGAGCTTGATAGTCAGCGTCCATGTCTACAGTGTCCAGAAGGCTTTACTGAAAGACAGCAGCACTCTCTACAGTGTGGACTACGATGCAGTCAAAGACAACCTGAAGAACTGCAGTAG ATACAGTGCAATCCGCTGTGCCAGTGCAGTACCCATGTCCTCTCTGGAGCTCCAGCAGCTGAGAGAAACGCAGCGGGCTCCCACCACGGAGCCCGAAAATAAAAACTCTGGCATGAATGGAGACGCCAGTCTGGCATCAAAACCTTCCACCAAGCCTCAAAAAGGAATCATGAGAATGTTTGCAAATAAGGCTCCATCGAAGAACCAGGAGAGCAGCAAAGAGATtaagtcagagcagaaagaagaCACACCCGCG gCTGATGTCCCCAAAAGTAAGCCAGCTGGAAAGGCCAATCCTACGTCAAACTTCTTTGGCAGTCAAACTGCAA AGAAACCTGACAAAACTGTGGAGGAGGAACCAGCGCAGTCATCCACAGCAGTGCAGAAACAACAGCAGATTTCAcaagctgaaaaaaaacaagaagctgcTGCAGCGGAGCCACCAAGAGACAATAAGAAAGAGTCCAGGag CAAAACCAAGCGAATGGAGGATTCTGAGAGCGAGGAGGAGAAAATGGACAAGAAAAAAAGGCGAAGGATAAAGAAACCTGAACCAGACAGCAGTGACGAAGATG TCATTCCAGATTCTCCACAGCAGATGGAACAAACAAGAGAACAATCACCAAGTCCTAAAAAAGAGGTTGAGtctgtttcacattcacat GTTCACTCTGAGATCAAAACAAGGAAACGGAGACGAGTCCTGAAACCTCGTACCTTTCTAGATGAAGAAGGGTGTATCG TGACTGAGAAAGTCTATGAGAGTGAGTCATACTCTGAAACTGAGGATGATTTTCAACCCACCAAACAAACTCTAAAGGTTGTCGCCCCAGCAAAACTACCAGCGAGTCGCAAAGAAGATGAGAAGAAAAGTCATAAGAAAACATCAGTAAACGCGAATAAAGGAGCTAAACAGGCTTCAATTATGGGATTTTTCCAGAAGAAATAA